A section of the Rhodospirillaceae bacterium genome encodes:
- a CDS encoding peptidylprolyl isomerase, which translates to MGNLKILMPVVLILAMADKDVTATDLENTILMDLKNGQVVIELLPEFAPKHVKRIKELVREKFYDGVVFHRVIEGFMAQGGDPTGTGTGGSGKNLDAEFSDARHVRGTLSMARSQNPNSADSQFFICFADAPHLDGQYTVWGRVVEGMEFVDQIKRGGGGNGMVSDPDKIIKMRVAGDLD; encoded by the coding sequence ATGGGCAACTTAAAAATTTTAATGCCCGTAGTGCTGATATTAGCAATGGCAGATAAAGACGTTACAGCAACGGACTTGGAAAATACCATATTAATGGACTTGAAGAATGGTCAGGTGGTGATAGAACTGCTTCCAGAGTTTGCCCCGAAACATGTGAAGCGGATTAAGGAACTAGTGCGTGAAAAGTTCTACGATGGAGTGGTGTTTCACCGAGTTATAGAGGGCTTTATGGCCCAGGGTGGAGATCCAACAGGGACGGGGACAGGAGGCTCTGGGAAAAATCTTGATGCAGAGTTCTCAGATGCTAGACATGTCCGCGGAACGCTATCTATGGCAAGATCACAAAATCCCAACAGTGCCGACAGCCAATTCTTTATTTGCTTCGCTGATGCACCGCATTTAGATGGACAGTATACCGTATGGGGGCGTGTGGTGGAAGGTATGGAGTTCGTGGACCAAATAAAACGGGGTGGTGGAGGTAATGGCATGGTTTCCGATCCAGATAAAATTATTAAAATGCGTGTAGCTGGCGACTTGGACTAA
- a CDS encoding pantetheine-phosphate adenylyltransferase: MSTERTGLYPGTFDPPTSGHLDIIKRALHVVDKLIMGVAINAGKSPMFALDERVAMLEKAIGGLGGGAASRVDVRPFDSLLMHFTKECGATIIVRGLRAVSDFEYEFQMAGMNAHLEPNVETVFLMASEQTQFISSRLVKEICMLGGDITDFVPHNVKEKLIERVGKAN; this comes from the coding sequence GTGAGCACTGAGCGAACTGGCCTTTATCCTGGCACCTTTGATCCTCCAACCAGTGGGCATTTAGATATTATTAAGAGAGCTTTGCACGTTGTTGATAAATTGATAATGGGTGTTGCTATCAACGCTGGTAAATCACCAATGTTTGCTCTCGATGAGAGGGTGGCAATGCTTGAAAAAGCCATAGGGGGTTTGGGTGGTGGTGCTGCGTCAAGAGTAGATGTGAGACCTTTCGACTCTCTCTTAATGCATTTTACGAAAGAATGTGGAGCAACGATAATAGTGAGGGGATTGCGGGCCGTATCGGATTTTGAATATGAATTTCAGATGGCTGGAATGAACGCTCATCTCGAACCCAATGTGGAAACAGTATTTTTGATGGCCTCAGAACAAACTCAGTTTATATCGTCACGTTTAGTTAAGGAGATTTGTATGCTTGGGGGGGATATTACGGATTTTGTTCCTCATAATGTAAAGGAAAAGCTTATAGAGCGGGTTGGGAAAGCTAATTGA
- a CDS encoding tRNA preQ1(34) S-adenosylmethionine ribosyltransferase-isomerase QueA — protein MRLEQFDFDLPTDRIANRPAVPRDSARMLVVDEGLLDSHVGRLAEFFRAGDILVVNDTRVVPARLNGVRGDARVQITLDAPVNGSEWRALALPARKLRSGDDLTFPGGLRAKVVSRGARGEILLDFHSSSSEIYAYLDEHGILPLPPYISRTDGPDERDLGDYQTIYAKNVGAVAAPTAGLHFSPRIFERLRKKGIMVAHITLHVGIGTFRPVTTENILDHKMSEERGVITVETAKAINEARENGGRIIAVGTTVLRLLEASSDKQGQVQAFSGGTSIFITPGYKFTTADFLMTNFHLPKSTLFMLVAAFSGLERMKLAYAHAIKSRYRFYSFGDASLLRRIIEK, from the coding sequence ATGCGTCTGGAACAGTTTGACTTTGATTTACCAACAGACAGGATAGCCAACCGACCCGCAGTTCCCAGAGACAGCGCACGTATGTTGGTTGTGGATGAAGGTCTTCTAGATTCTCATGTGGGGCGTCTTGCCGAGTTTTTTCGAGCGGGAGATATTTTAGTTGTTAACGACACGCGAGTTGTTCCGGCACGGCTGAATGGTGTTCGGGGAGATGCTAGGGTGCAAATCACCTTAGATGCACCAGTAAATGGGTCGGAATGGAGAGCTCTGGCTTTACCTGCCAGAAAATTAAGATCTGGAGACGATCTGACCTTCCCAGGGGGACTTCGTGCGAAGGTTGTCTCCCGGGGCGCGAGAGGTGAGATTTTACTGGACTTCCATTCTTCCTCCTCTGAGATTTACGCTTACCTGGATGAGCATGGAATACTTCCTCTGCCTCCCTATATAAGCCGAACGGACGGGCCAGATGAGCGTGATCTAGGAGATTACCAAACTATTTATGCCAAAAACGTAGGAGCTGTGGCCGCGCCAACAGCAGGGTTGCACTTTAGTCCTCGAATTTTTGAACGGCTACGGAAGAAAGGTATAATGGTGGCACACATTACACTGCATGTGGGCATAGGAACATTTCGACCAGTTACTACTGAGAATATTCTGGATCATAAAATGTCAGAAGAGCGTGGAGTTATCACTGTTGAAACGGCAAAAGCTATTAATGAAGCTAGGGAAAATGGTGGTCGAATTATAGCCGTTGGAACCACTGTACTTCGCTTGTTAGAAGCATCTAGTGACAAGCAAGGCCAGGTGCAGGCATTTAGTGGGGGCACATCGATTTTTATTACCCCGGGGTATAAGTTTACAACGGCTGACTTTTTGATGACTAACTTTCATCTTCCAAAGTCTACTCTGTTTATGTTGGTAGCTGCGTTTAGCGGCCTAGAACGCATGAAGTTGGCTTATGCCCACGCTATAAAAAGCAGATATAGATTTTATTCCTTTGGGGATGCGTCGTTATTAAGGCGAATTATCGAGAAATGA